A region of Kribbella sp. NBC_01245 DNA encodes the following proteins:
- a CDS encoding LamG-like jellyroll fold domain-containing protein, with protein sequence MRKVCLFVLGALLVALLPALPAQSTGASLGAIAQPIWQTNAEVRILAVSGGKVYAGGRFTSVRPPGSPAGTNEVARTYLARFDAATGALDMGFNPVLNDAVHSIAASADGTRIFVGGDFTTVNGSSRRKLAAFDAATGALSNQWRPSASWRVKAIEVRGNTVYLGGSFSLVNNIDRLRLAAVTADTATLLPWAPVPNNEIYAMALSDDGTKMFAGGPFTSVDGTPANTAVSLDPNTGAVQPFPAGSAVPQPSGSCVSRVRDISTHGNQVFFANSGDGGGCFDGTFAAAVDTGALLWKNQCLGATEAIEYVNGWLFKGSHAHDCAYQGAGNFPQGAGYRFLLSQDINTGAIGPWTPNTDAGPPTEVGPLAMATDGSNLWVGGDFRTVNGTGQAGITRFISSGPGAAPAKPAAPKVFSAKPGEVKINLQTVYDMDDTTLTYKLYRGFNKELIHTWSGFSEWWRKEQLTYTDTGLPVGSDQIYRVEVSDGANVVLSNYSAHIIVSGTTANYFGQVLADNPANLYWRLNDASGSLTTADSSGFANTGNSSSTGITYNQTGRTADGNKAASFTSSGRITGSKPSNSDAAVSVEAWVKTSSFLGGRILGFGSGLTGSSTTSDRQLYVDSTNRVKFGMRVNGVRTTITSPSAINNNQWRHVVGTFEPGSMKLYVDGALVASAATPGTADVYRGYWRAGNDSLTNWPNRPLSAGLSGTFDELAVYPFALTDQQVLTHYQTN encoded by the coding sequence ATGAGAAAAGTATGCCTTTTCGTGCTCGGAGCGTTACTGGTGGCATTGCTGCCGGCACTGCCTGCGCAGAGCACGGGAGCATCGCTGGGCGCCATTGCTCAACCGATCTGGCAGACCAACGCCGAAGTCCGCATCCTCGCGGTCAGCGGTGGCAAGGTCTACGCAGGCGGCCGATTCACCTCGGTCCGCCCGCCCGGATCGCCGGCGGGGACCAATGAGGTCGCCCGAACCTATCTGGCGCGTTTCGACGCCGCCACCGGAGCCCTGGACATGGGCTTCAACCCCGTCCTGAACGACGCGGTCCACTCGATCGCGGCGTCGGCGGACGGCACCAGAATCTTCGTCGGTGGCGACTTCACCACCGTCAATGGCTCCTCTCGCCGCAAGCTCGCGGCCTTCGATGCGGCAACAGGTGCCTTGAGCAACCAATGGCGCCCGTCCGCGTCGTGGCGGGTCAAGGCGATCGAGGTGCGCGGAAACACTGTGTACCTTGGCGGTTCGTTCAGCCTGGTCAACAACATCGACCGGCTCCGGCTCGCGGCCGTGACCGCCGACACCGCGACACTGTTGCCTTGGGCACCGGTTCCGAACAACGAGATCTACGCGATGGCGCTGTCCGACGACGGCACCAAGATGTTCGCCGGCGGGCCCTTCACCAGCGTGGACGGCACACCCGCGAACACGGCCGTCAGCCTCGACCCGAACACCGGCGCCGTGCAGCCGTTCCCGGCGGGATCGGCCGTTCCGCAGCCGAGTGGGTCGTGTGTCTCGCGCGTTCGCGACATCAGCACGCACGGCAACCAGGTGTTCTTCGCGAACTCCGGTGACGGTGGCGGTTGCTTCGACGGCACTTTCGCGGCGGCCGTCGACACCGGCGCACTGCTGTGGAAGAACCAGTGCCTGGGCGCGACCGAGGCCATCGAGTACGTGAACGGCTGGCTCTTCAAGGGCTCGCACGCGCACGACTGCGCCTACCAGGGCGCGGGCAACTTCCCGCAGGGCGCGGGTTACCGCTTCCTGCTCTCGCAGGACATCAACACCGGCGCGATCGGCCCATGGACGCCGAACACCGACGCCGGACCGCCCACCGAGGTCGGCCCGCTGGCGATGGCGACCGACGGCAGCAACCTCTGGGTCGGCGGCGACTTCCGCACCGTCAACGGCACCGGTCAGGCGGGCATCACCCGCTTCATCTCCAGCGGCCCGGGTGCGGCACCGGCCAAACCGGCTGCGCCGAAGGTCTTCAGCGCGAAGCCCGGTGAGGTCAAGATCAACCTCCAGACGGTGTACGACATGGACGACACCACGCTGACCTACAAGCTGTACCGCGGGTTCAACAAGGAGCTGATCCACACCTGGAGCGGCTTCTCCGAGTGGTGGCGTAAGGAGCAGTTGACCTACACCGACACGGGTCTGCCGGTCGGGTCCGACCAGATCTACCGGGTCGAGGTGAGCGACGGCGCCAACGTGGTGCTGTCGAACTACTCCGCACACATCATCGTGTCGGGCACGACCGCCAACTACTTCGGTCAGGTCCTCGCGGACAACCCGGCCAACCTGTACTGGCGACTCAACGACGCCTCGGGCTCGCTCACCACCGCCGACTCGTCCGGCTTCGCCAACACCGGCAACTCGTCGTCGACCGGCATCACGTACAACCAGACCGGTCGTACGGCGGACGGCAACAAGGCGGCGTCGTTCACCAGTTCGGGCCGGATCACCGGTTCGAAGCCGTCGAACTCGGACGCGGCCGTCTCGGTCGAGGCCTGGGTGAAGACCAGCTCGTTCCTCGGTGGCCGGATTCTCGGCTTCGGCAGCGGCCTGACCGGCAGCAGCACGACCTCGGACCGCCAGCTCTACGTGGACAGCACCAACCGGGTCAAGTTCGGTATGCGCGTCAACGGTGTCAGGACGACCATCACGTCGCCCAGCGCGATCAACAACAACCAGTGGCGCCATGTCGTCGGCACGTTCGAGCCGGGCAGCATGAAGCTGTACGTCGACGGAGCGCTGGTGGCGAGCGCGGCCACGCCGGGCACCGCGGATGTCTATCGCGGTTACTGGCGAGCCGGCAACGACAGCCTGACCAACTGGCCGAACCGTCCGCTCTCCGCGGGTCTGTCCGGCACGTTCGACGAGCTCGCGGTGTACCCGTTCGCTCTGACCGATCAGCAGGTTCTGACGCACTACCAGACCAACTGA
- a CDS encoding fibronectin type III domain-containing protein: MRKLWLLAVGLLLAGTIQAPTAHATGTPLVALASAAWQTNAPVQAVHVAKGKVYVGGKFTRVRPPGAAAGTNETARSYLAVFNATSGGLDPMNLILNEGGQIWSITSTPTGSRVFIGGDFTTVNGQAHNRIAAIDTTTMKLIPGFATQVDWRVKTMASYGNVLYIGGSFNNVTGTGQTKAPRKRLAALNNATGGLLSWTPTTDDADVHAIDVADNGSRVLIGGDFNTVNGTSRYGLASLTPYPNTKGTLQAFKASAAMPQPTNSCVSRVKDIETYGDRIYVAAAGDGAGCFDGTFAATVSGLGELVWKNYCLGATEAITYVKGWLYKGSHAHDCSKNGDFPEGPWGNRFLLVQSITTGRIGPWVPNTNATGDTQVGPLAMATGGADLWVGGDFTTVNGKGQQGLTRFTGLGNGAVPTKPAKPTATTPSSRRVDVSIPAAATDNDDTILTYRLLRWTVGQLVTSKQVVSTFWWKPKVTLTDTSLSPGTKVQYRIEVTDGKNTVRSDYSNIVTVK; the protein is encoded by the coding sequence GTGAGGAAGTTGTGGTTACTCGCCGTCGGGCTTTTGCTCGCCGGCACCATCCAGGCACCGACCGCACATGCCACTGGCACGCCGCTCGTCGCGCTCGCCAGCGCGGCCTGGCAGACGAACGCACCGGTCCAGGCCGTGCACGTCGCCAAGGGCAAGGTCTACGTGGGTGGGAAGTTCACCAGGGTCCGGCCGCCAGGAGCGGCAGCCGGTACCAACGAAACGGCTCGTAGTTATCTGGCCGTCTTCAATGCCACCAGTGGCGGCCTCGACCCGATGAACCTGATCCTCAACGAGGGCGGTCAGATCTGGTCGATCACCTCCACGCCCACCGGGTCCCGGGTGTTCATCGGTGGCGATTTCACCACCGTGAACGGCCAGGCCCACAACCGGATCGCCGCGATCGACACCACCACCATGAAGCTGATCCCTGGCTTCGCGACGCAGGTGGACTGGCGGGTCAAGACGATGGCCAGCTACGGCAACGTGCTGTACATCGGCGGCTCCTTCAACAACGTAACTGGGACAGGCCAGACTAAGGCGCCCCGCAAGCGCCTGGCCGCCCTGAACAACGCCACCGGCGGTCTACTCTCCTGGACGCCCACGACCGACGACGCCGATGTGCACGCGATCGACGTCGCCGACAACGGTTCCCGGGTGCTGATCGGTGGCGACTTCAACACCGTCAACGGCACCAGCAGGTACGGCCTGGCCAGCCTCACGCCGTACCCGAACACGAAGGGCACCCTGCAGGCGTTCAAGGCATCCGCCGCGATGCCCCAGCCGACCAACTCCTGCGTCTCCCGGGTCAAGGACATCGAGACGTACGGTGACCGGATCTACGTCGCGGCGGCGGGTGACGGCGCCGGGTGTTTCGACGGCACCTTCGCCGCCACCGTCAGTGGTCTGGGTGAGCTGGTGTGGAAGAACTACTGCCTCGGAGCCACCGAGGCGATCACGTACGTCAAGGGCTGGTTGTACAAGGGCTCGCACGCGCACGACTGCAGCAAGAACGGCGATTTCCCCGAAGGACCGTGGGGCAACCGCTTCCTCCTGGTGCAGAGCATCACGACCGGCAGGATCGGCCCGTGGGTGCCCAACACCAACGCCACCGGTGACACTCAGGTCGGGCCGTTGGCGATGGCGACCGGCGGTGCCGATCTCTGGGTCGGCGGTGACTTCACCACGGTGAACGGCAAGGGCCAGCAGGGTCTGACCCGCTTCACCGGGCTCGGCAACGGCGCGGTTCCGACCAAACCGGCCAAGCCGACCGCCACCACCCCGAGCTCCAGGCGGGTTGACGTGAGCATTCCCGCGGCGGCCACCGACAACGACGACACGATCCTGACCTACCGGTTGCTGCGCTGGACCGTGGGCCAGCTGGTGACCAGCAAGCAGGTCGTCTCGACGTTCTGGTGGAAGCCGAAGGTCACGCTGACCGATACCAGCCTGAGTCCGGGCACGAAGGTGCAGTACCGGATCGAGGTCACGGACGGCAAGAACACGGTGCGCAGTGACTACTCCAACATAGTCACGGTGAAATGA